In Cololabis saira isolate AMF1-May2022 chromosome 1, fColSai1.1, whole genome shotgun sequence, the following proteins share a genomic window:
- the LOC133427665 gene encoding LOW QUALITY PROTEIN: uncharacterized protein LOC133427665 (The sequence of the model RefSeq protein was modified relative to this genomic sequence to represent the inferred CDS: inserted 1 base in 1 codon), which yields MACTSCGTLLLVEDGHELCPQCLGVGHLREALSDPCINCSILPLSVREDRLRQVEGLLFRSDLPPSGPAHVSAGSRKKHRDKRRAGPHDERSGPTQKKAKDAPSRSEMEDLRAELEQLKALVRERALPSPPLAVPWESDCGDDAMSTRASNSMFQGRDSVFSSGEYPSPELPCLVVDPASIQAEAGSETSLRSSGSTELGEGPCPLQAGAALAKVGLDDAPAAQPASNPFFRRTPVAPPFDVPPSPAFLQELRRCWADPKAFAYHGKDARTLASMRQAEQHGLVHMPPVDPCIASLVLSPDEALKDKARCPRPQCRVTDSLLSTAYDAAGRMARIGNSLSVLLLAQSQMLQSEHEGGELGDTNDAALQAFGLMTRELGRLMSTLVVTRRQVWLAQAPMSDDCRQTLRKLPVVPGQLFGPEAEQALERRKQSGQASEAWGRRSASMGPPAQHSRTPGAQDLRRSHPPSPPPQPWQHSRVAGGGGRQPRGAHPPPRRSQRDVWVLKTLSQGYRLQFRRRPPPPSGVRETSVGDPGRSLCLSQEIAKLLDKKAITRVHPHTQSSGFYSTYFLIPKKDTSLRPVLDLRGLNQYLKVLPFRMLRTRDVLQSVTPGEWFTSIDLKDAYFHVPIHPDHRRFLSFAFQGHAYQFTVLPFGLSLAPRIFTRCMRAALTSLCLSGVKILPYLDDWLICAPSLQEAELMTSRVLTHIEALGMSVNWEKSLLRPTQQTTFIGLSLDSVSMQARLTAERAERIQDLLRSFRLGMRLPVHAWLRLLGMLSVASAVTPLGLLHLRPLQMWFNSLQMDPRLHRWVKVKVTHQCLIHLHRWRDSTFLLHGVPLGSVPSRREVVTTDASPQGWGAVWQKRSVQGVWGPLWRGRHINVLELRTVYLALRHFLPFLRGKHVLVRTDNTSTVFHVNHQGGTRSLDSLNEARRLWMWAHPQLASLRAMHLPGRANVVADSLSRRQLPPGDWRLHPQVVRMIWDRYGEARVDLFASECTTHCPLWFSLAETSAPLGMDALANTWPRGLLYAFPPIPLVMPTLHRVRLSGHRVLLVAPKWPSRIWFSTLLSLXDGEPWQLPVRSDLLSQLGGEVWHPSPSLLQLWAWPLRGKGHS from the exons ATGGCTTGTACATCGTGTGGCACTCTactgttggtagaggatggccatGAATTGTGCCCCCAGTGTCTGGGGGTGGGGCACCTGAGGGAGGCCCTCTCCGACCCCTGCATCAACTGCAGCATTTTGCCGCTCTCGGTGAGAGAGGACCGGCTGCGTCaggtggaaggcctcctctttaGGAGCGACCTCCCACCCTCTGGGCCCGCTCATGTCAGTGCAGGTTCCCGCAAAAAGCACCGGGACAAGCGCAGAGCGGGGCCCCATGACGAGCGCAGTGGCCCTACGCAGAAGAAGGCGAAGGATGCTCCCTCACGCAGTGAGATGGAGGATTTACGGGCTGAACTGGAGCAGCTTAAGGCCTTAGTGAGGGAGCGGGCTCTGCCCTCCCCACCTCTGGCGGTCCCCTGGGAGTCAGATTGTGGAGACGATGCTATGTCTACCAGGGCTTCAAACTCTATGTTTCAAGGCCGTGACAGTGTGTTTAGCTCTGGCGAGTATCCCTCCCCTGAGCTGCCGTGTCTGGTGGTTGACCCAGCTAGCATACAGGCAGAGGCTGGCTCGGAGACATCCCTCAGGAGCTCTGGGAGCACTGAGCTGGGAGAGGGCCCCTGCCCTTTGCAGGCAGGTGCGGCCCTGGCTAAGGTCGGGCTGGATGATGCGCCCGCTGCCCAACCGGCGAGCAACCCATTCTTTCGCCGGACTCCTGTAGCCCCGCCCTTTGATGTCCCGCCCTCGCCTGCTTTTTTGCAGGAGCTGCGGCGCTGCTGGGCAGATCCAAAGGCGTTTGCCTACCATGGCAAGGATGCGAGGACTTTGGCCTCCATGCGCCAGGCGGAGCAACATGGCCTGGTTCACATGCCTCCCGTGGACCCGTGTATCGCCTCACTGGTCCTTTCACCAGATGAGGCGCTCAAAGATAAGGCCCGCTGTCCTAGGCCTCAGTGCCGGGTAACAGATAGCCTTCTCTCGACGGCTTATGATGCGGCAGGCCGCATGGCTCGCATTGGGAACTCCCTCTCCGTGCTCCTCCTCGCCCAGTCCCAGATGTTGCAGTCGGAGCATGAGGGCGGGGAGTTGGGTGACACGAACgacgctgcgctccaagccttcGGGCTGATGACCAGAGAGCTTGGCcgcctgatgtccaccctggtggtgaCGCGGCGTCAGGTGTGGCTGGCGCAGGCACCCATGTCTGACGATTGCAGGCAGACGCTACGGAAGCTTCCGGTAGTGCCGGGCCAGTTGTTTGGGCCAGAGGCAGAACAGGCGTTGGAGCGCAGGAAGCAGTCGGGTCAGGCATCAGAGGCCTGGGGTCGTCGGAGTGCGAGCATGGGACCCCCAGCTCAGCACTCCAGGACACCGGGCGCACAAGACCTGCGCCGCTCACATCCCCCGAGCCCCCCTCCGCAGCCCTGGCAGCACAGCCGGGTTGCTGGGGGTGGTGGGCGTCAGCCCAGGGGCGCACACCCTCCACCTCGCCGGTCTCAGCGG GATGTATGGGTTTTGAAAACACTGTCCCAGGGCTACAGGTTGCAGTTCCGCCGCCGGCCCCCACCACCCTCCGGGGTCAGGGAAACCTCAGTCGGAGACCCCGGGAGGTCCCTGTGTTTGTCACAAGAGATAGCCAAACTCTTggacaaaaaggccatcacaagAGTTCACCCACATACACAGAGCAGTGGGTTTTACTCAACATACTTCCTCATTCCGAAGAAAGACACTTCTCTTCGGCCTGTGCTGGACCTTCGGGGTCTGAACCAGTACCTGAAGGTCCTCCCATTTCGGATGCTGCGTACACGCGACGTCCTTCAATCTGTCACTCCAGGGGAGTGGTTCACCTCCATAGACCTCAAGGACGCCTACTTTcacgtcccaatacacccagacCACAGACGGTTTCTCAGTTTTGCCTTTCAAGGCCACGCCTACCAGTTCACCGTCCTGCCTTTCGGCCTGTCCCTGGCTCCTCGCATCTTCACCAGATGCATGAGGGCGGCCTTGACATCGCTATGCCTGTCGGGAGTAAAGATTCTCCCATATCTGGACGACTGGCTTATATGCGCCCCCTCGCTCCAGGAGGCGGAGCTGATGACATCCAGGGTCCTCACACATATCGAGGCTCTGGGCATGTCGGTAAATTGGGAGAAGAGCTTGTTGCGTCCTACGCAGCAGACCACCTTCATCGGCCTGTCCCTCGATTCCGTATCGATGCAGGCACGCCTTACTGCAGAGCGGGCAGAGCGGATTCAGGACCTGCTACGGTCCTTCCGCCTCGGGATGAGGTTGCCCGTCCACGCATGGCTCCGACTGCTGGGGATGCTGTCGGTGGCCTCGGCTGTGACACCTCTGGGGCTGCTGCACCTgcgccccctgcagatgtggtTCAACAGCCTCCAGATGGACCCTCGCCTTCACAGGTGGGTCAAGGTCAAGGTTACACACCAGTGCCTTATTCATCTCCACCGGTGGCGGGACAGCACCTTTCTATTGCACGGTGTTCCTCTCGGCTCAGTCCCTTCGAGGCGAGAGGTGGTGACAACAGATGCCTCACCTCAGGGTTGGGGTGCGGTATGGCAGAAGAGGTCAGTCCAGGGGGTTTGGGGCCCTCTGTGGCGGGGACGGCACATCAATGTCCTAGAACTCCGGACTGTCTACTTGGCGCTGAGGCACTTCTTGCCCTTTCTCAGGGGCAAGCATGTCCTCGTCCGGACAGACAACACTTCGACAGTGTTTCAtgtcaaccaccaggggggaaCCAGGTCGCTGGACTCCTTGAACGAGGCCCGGAGATTGTGGATGTGGGCTCATCCTCAATTGGCCTCCTTGAGGGCAATGCACCTCCCTGGCAGAGCCAACGTGGTGGCGGATTCCCTCTCACGCCGGCAGCTGCCCCCAGGGGACTGGCGGTTGCACCCCCAGGTGGTGCGAATGATTTGGGATCGATACGGGGAAGCCCGTGTGGATCTGTTCGCCTCGGAGTGTACGACTCATTGTCCACTGTGGTTCTCCTTGGCAGAGACCAGTGCCCCGCTCGGGATGGACGCTCTCGCCAACACTTGGCCGAGAGGCCTCCTTTATGCGTTCCCTCCGATTCCCCTGGTGATGCCCACGCTTCACAGGGTGAGATTATCGGGTCACAGGGTCCTCCTGGTGGCGCCCAAGTGGCCCTCGAGGATTTGGTTCTCCACGCTCCTCAGCC TAGACGGGGAGCCTTGGCAGCTCCCAGTACGGTCGGACCTCCTGTCCCAGCTGGGCGGGGAGGTATGGCATCCCTCTCCGAGCCTCCTTCAACTCTGGGCCTGGCCGTTGAGAGGGAAGGGTCATTCTTGA